The proteins below come from a single Triticum aestivum cultivar Chinese Spring chromosome 5D, IWGSC CS RefSeq v2.1, whole genome shotgun sequence genomic window:
- the LOC123122714 gene encoding nuclear receptor corepressor 2, which produces MGVAASAAPPPPEAAAPADPPSKEDAQHAAAAAAAAAAAAPADSPAKEEVQSAAAAAPGGGADAAGETVVLDAAAEGGEEEEGECGFCVYMKGGGCKEEFVGWEKCVEQAEAEGSDVVERCHDATAALRRCMDKFPDYYEPILRAERAMAEDLEAFKASEASEPSPASPPPPAAEEEQGDDKKQAEAVVAKEDLAA; this is translated from the coding sequence ATGGgagtcgccgcctccgccgccccccctcccccgGAGGCCGCCGCGCCCGCCGATCCACCATCCAAAGAAGATGCCcagcatgccgccgccgccgccgccgcagcagcagcagctgcgcCCGCCGATTCACCGGCAAAGGAAGAGGtccagtccgccgccgccgccgctcccggcggcggggcggacgcggCGGGGGAGACGGTGGTCCTGGACGCCgccgcggagggcggcgaggaggaggaaggggagtgCGGGTTTTGCGTGTACATGAAGGGCGGCGGGTGCAAGGAGGAGTTCGTGGGGTGGGAGAAGTGCGtggagcaggcggaggcggagGGCAGCGACGTCGTCGAGCGCTGCCACGACGCCACCGCCGCGCTGCGCAGGTGCATGGACAAGTTCCCGGACTACTACGAGCCCATCCTCCGCGCCGAGCGCGCCATGGCCGAGGATCTCGAGGCCTTCAAGGCCAGCGAAGCCTCCGAGCCctcccccgcctcgccgccgcccccggcgGCCGAGGAGGAACAGGGCGACGATAAGAAgcaggcggaggcggtggtggcgaaGGAGGATCTCGCGGCCTGA